TCATAAGCAAAAAAGACATTTGGCTGATAGAATGCGCCATTATGGCTATTGAGCTCATAAAAGGCTTGATATACGGGCTTGTGATTACCATAAATACCGCTTTTAGATTCTATATTTTGCCCTTGCGCGTTGAGAATCTCCACATTAGCTCCCTCGCGCCCAAATGCCCTCTTGCACACTTGTTTGGTATTTGGTAAAGGAGCAAAATCCGCAGGGAGAAGCAATGGGTGATTAGGAAAAAGCTCCCATAGAATCTTTAGCATTCTTTTGCTTTGAAAGAGTAATGTATAGGCGGGATTGAGAAAAATTGTATTATGGTTTTGCATCATTTCGCTCAGTAAAAGCGCGAGTTCAGGCTCATCAATGGCAATATTTTCCCACGGAATGAGTTTAAAAAGAAATTCATAATTCACACCATTATGATTTACACCCTCTGTGGCAGAGAAATGAATTACATCAATAGGCGCAAAATCGCATACAAAGCCAGATTCTTTGGCGATATATTCTAAAAAGCGCGTAGTCGTAACATCTTCGCTAGAATCTGCAAGGCTACAAAAGAGGATTTTCCAACCCTCATAGAGTTCATTAAAGCGTGAAGTATCTTCTTCAAGAGTAATTAAGCGTTTAAAATTTTCACTCAAAGATTCATAAATATTATTAAATTGTCTGTCCTCATCAAGATTATTGTATTTAAGCATTGCCCATTGTAAAAGTGAGCTTTCATAGAGCATAGTTGGTGTATCTGCATTAAATTCAAGGAGTTTAATAGGCACACCATCAAGCCCACCTGCCAAATCAAAGCGTCCATATAAATGCCAATGTATGTCTTCCTCCCAACTTTGTTTAATTGCACCGACAAGGCTTGGCGGAATATCAAGCTCAAAAAATAAATCATTGTTTATCACATATTCTCCAGCCTCTACAAACATATCATAGAGTTCATTTCCTGCCTCATAAAATGCCTCTGCCTCGCTCTCGCTGATTGTTATTAGCTCATCGCTTATATATGCGCTATTATCTACATCAGTATGCCACATTAAGCCCATAGATTCTAAAGTTGTTTTATCAGGGAGTGAGAGAGTGGTAATATCCATAGTGCCTCCTTCAAATATGTAAGATTCTCATAGATTTTAAGAATCTAAAAATTTTGCGATTTTTGCATAAACTGCAAACTCTTCTTGTGATTATCCACCAAAACTTTGTGAGCCTTTGTTTGCGCTGCTTGTATTACTTGAGCTATTACCAAAAAACCCACTTTTGCCACCTGTGCTTTTAGCTCCAGCTGCATTTGGCGTGGATTTGTTAGTAAAGCTATTTTTACTTCGTTCATAGGCTTGAGGTGATTTGTAGTTGCGCTGTGAGTTAGCTTGATAATTAGGATTATTAAAGAGTTTATTGCCAATATAGCTACCCAAAATTGCCCCTGCTGCACTTGCCAAAATCGCTCCACCTAAACCCAATCCACCACCATTTGGATTAGTGAGTTCGCTTGTTCCATTATTGATTTTACTCTCTTCGGCTTTGAGTAACTCATCAATTTCACTTTGTGAGAGGAGTCGCTCTTGCCCATTTTTGTCCTTAAGCATAACGCGCGTTTGCTCGCTTGGATATTCTTCAAGCACCTTATATGTTCCATCGTTTTGTTCTTCAACGATAACAAATGCACCATTTTTTTGGCTATTTTGCAAGGTGCTATTGAGCGCATTATTTTGTCCTGAATTTTGCTCACACGCATTGAGCGCAAAAACAGCCATAACGCCCAAACCTCCAACCATAGCGTAATTTTTAATTCTATGAATATGTTTCATTAATACTCCTTGTGAAATTGGGATATTATACCAAAATTTGAGACTTTTTTTTATGGTGCAAATGAATGTATAAATGGAGCACATCAATGCTTGCAGGCGTGATTCCGCTAATTTCATTTGCTTCAAACAAGCTTTTGGGAGTGAAAATTTTAAGCTTTTCAATCACTTCAAGGCTTAGTCCGGGAATGTTGTCAAAGACAAAATCTCGTGGAATCTCAACTTGTAGCATTTGCTTCATTTGTCCTATTTGTTGCTTTTGTTTTTGGATATAGTCAAAATATTTAGATTCTATAAAAATTTGTTCAATGGCTGAATCGCTCATAGATTCTGTATTTGCTATCCCTAAATGTGTCAAAAGGGCGCGAATATGAGTAGAATCTAATTCTTCACGTCCAATAATATGAACAAGGAGCGTTTTATCGCTAATAGGCGCAAATCCTAATGAGGTAAGCATAGCAAGATTGCTTGATGAGGGTGTGAGATGATGATTTTGCAAATAATGTATTGTCTGTTCAATATGTGTTTTATCTGATGCTATTTGTGCATAACGCGCCTTATCTATTAAGCCAAATTCATACGCATAAGTTCCAAGACGCAAATATGCATTGTCTTCTCTAAGCAAGAGACGATATTCGGCGCGTGAGGTAAAGACACGATAAGGTTCTTTTGTGCCTTTAGTAACCAAATCATCAATCATTACACCGATATAAGCCTCATTTCTTGCAAGGGTAAAAGACTTATTTTGCAAAGAAAGTGTGGCATTAATCCCTGCCATAATACCCTGTGCTGCAGCTTCTTCATAGCCAGTAGTGCCATTAATTTGTCCTGCGAGGAAGAGATTAGCACATTTTTTTGTCTCAAGCGTATGATAGAGCTCGGTGGGTTCAACATAATCATATTCAATCGCATAGCCATAACGCGTAATATGCGCATTTTCTAGCCCTTTAATACTATGAATGAGTGCTTCTTGCACATCAATAGGCAACGAAGTAGAAAGTCCATTGATATAGTATTCTACTGCCTCTTTGGTTTGCGGTTCTAAAAAGAGCTGATGACGACTCTTATCGGCAAAACGATTTACCTTATCCTCAATACTTGGGCAATAACGAGGTCCAACACCCTCAATTTGTCCTGTAAAAAGCGGTGCGCGATGAAAGTTATTGCGGATAATTTTATGAGTATTTTCATTAGTATAAGTTACAAAACAAGGAAGTTGTGTGGGCGAAAAATCTGTTGTTTTGTAGCTAAAATGAGGCGGATTCTCATCTCCATTATGTATCTCAAGGGTAGAAAAATCAATACTTCGCCCATCAACTCGCGCACAAGTTCCTGTTTTTAATCGTCCAAGAGCTAAGCCCATATCTTTAAGTGAAGCGCTAAGATGCTGTGGGCTCATTTCGCCAAATCTCCCATTTTGGAGTTTTGTCTCTCCGATATGCACAAGTCCGCGTAAAAAAGTGCCTGTGGTGAGAATGATTTTTTTTGCGAAATAAGTTTTTCCTATATTGGTTGTTACACCTTTTGCGATGTAACGTCCTTGAGAATCTTGCTCATAAAGTAAAGATTCTACACTTTCTTGAGAGAGCGTGAGATTAGGCGTGTTGAGGAGTATTTGTTTTGCGAAAATGCTATATCTATCCATATCTATCTGTGCTCTTGTGCCACGCACAGCCGGTCCTTTGGAAGCATTTAAGATTCTAAATTGTATGCCGCATTTATCAGTGATTTCACCCATAACACCGCCAAGTGCGTCAATTTCTTTAACAAGATGCCCTTTTCCTAGTCCTCCTATGGCTGGATTACAACTCGCTAAGGCAATATTTTGGATTAGAAGTGTGATAAGATGTGTTTTTGCACCCATTCTTGCGCTTGCAATGCTTGCTTCAACGCCTGCGTGTCCTCCTCCAACAACCAAAATATCATATTCCATAAAATTGTCCTTAAGAATTTTTATGGCATTTTACTCTTATTTGGTTATTTTTGCTACCATCACGCTTATATAAAGCGGAAATTAGATATAATGGCTAATTAAAAATTTTAAGGTTATAGAAAATGAAAAAGAAAGCATTACGTTCCATCGGAGTTTTTTCAAATTTAAGTGAAGAAAGTCTCAATGAGCTTGAGAGTATTACAAAACTGCAATATATTGAAAGAAATGCAATTTTGCATTATGAAGGAGAATTATTGCAATCAGCAAGCCTAATTGCACGCGGCTGTGTAGAACTTTACAGAATGGATAAGAATGATAATGAAATGTTTTTGTGCTATGTAAATAATAAATCTAAGGGAGCAAGGCTTATCAATGCTTTTGGTTCTTTTGAGCCTTATATCGCTTCGGCAAATGTGCGTGGAGTAGAGCCAAGCGAAATTGTATTACTTGATTTAACAAGGCTTGCTCAACTTGTTGCATCTAATATTGAGATAAGCAATGCGCTTTTATCGGAGTTTATGGACAAAGCTATAGTATTTAAAAATTTTATTAACTTTAAGGAAACTTATGACAGCACTTCACGCGTGGCATATATACTCTATAATCAAATAGAGTATTTTAACCAGAAACAAAGACAAGTTATAGCACGTGAATTAAATATCAAGCTTGAGACTTTAAGCAGGATTTTACAAAAAATGTTCCAGCAAGGTTTGATTGCTAAAAATGAACAGAATGATGTCTATATCAAAGATAAAGACGCTTTCATAAAGTTCTATGGAGATGCCAAAAT
This DNA window, taken from Helicobacter sp. MIT 21-1697, encodes the following:
- a CDS encoding glutathionylspermidine synthase family protein, which produces MDITTLSLPDKTTLESMGLMWHTDVDNSAYISDELITISESEAEAFYEAGNELYDMFVEAGEYVINNDLFFELDIPPSLVGAIKQSWEEDIHWHLYGRFDLAGGLDGVPIKLLEFNADTPTMLYESSLLQWAMLKYNNLDEDRQFNNIYESLSENFKRLITLEEDTSRFNELYEGWKILFCSLADSSEDVTTTRFLEYIAKESGFVCDFAPIDVIHFSATEGVNHNGVNYEFLFKLIPWENIAIDEPELALLLSEMMQNHNTIFLNPAYTLLFQSKRMLKILWELFPNHPLLLPADFAPLPNTKQVCKRAFGREGANVEILNAQGQNIESKSGIYGNHKPVYQAFYELNSHNGAFYQPNVFFAYESCGLGFRKGGLIIDNYSKFVSHCIK
- a CDS encoding UPF0323 family lipoprotein, which codes for MKHIHRIKNYAMVGGLGVMAVFALNACEQNSGQNNALNSTLQNSQKNGAFVIVEEQNDGTYKVLEEYPSEQTRVMLKDKNGQERLLSQSEIDELLKAEESKINNGTSELTNPNGGGLGLGGAILASAAGAILGSYIGNKLFNNPNYQANSQRNYKSPQAYERSKNSFTNKSTPNAAGAKSTGGKSGFFGNSSSNTSSANKGSQSFGG
- the mnmG gene encoding tRNA uridine-5-carboxymethylaminomethyl(34) synthesis enzyme MnmG: MEYDILVVGGGHAGVEASIASARMGAKTHLITLLIQNIALASCNPAIGGLGKGHLVKEIDALGGVMGEITDKCGIQFRILNASKGPAVRGTRAQIDMDRYSIFAKQILLNTPNLTLSQESVESLLYEQDSQGRYIAKGVTTNIGKTYFAKKIILTTGTFLRGLVHIGETKLQNGRFGEMSPQHLSASLKDMGLALGRLKTGTCARVDGRSIDFSTLEIHNGDENPPHFSYKTTDFSPTQLPCFVTYTNENTHKIIRNNFHRAPLFTGQIEGVGPRYCPSIEDKVNRFADKSRHQLFLEPQTKEAVEYYINGLSTSLPIDVQEALIHSIKGLENAHITRYGYAIEYDYVEPTELYHTLETKKCANLFLAGQINGTTGYEEAAAQGIMAGINATLSLQNKSFTLARNEAYIGVMIDDLVTKGTKEPYRVFTSRAEYRLLLREDNAYLRLGTYAYEFGLIDKARYAQIASDKTHIEQTIHYLQNHHLTPSSSNLAMLTSLGFAPISDKTLLVHIIGREELDSTHIRALLTHLGIANTESMSDSAIEQIFIESKYFDYIQKQKQQIGQMKQMLQVEIPRDFVFDNIPGLSLEVIEKLKIFTPKSLFEANEISGITPASIDVLHLYIHLHHKKKSQILV
- a CDS encoding Crp/Fnr family transcriptional regulator, translated to MKKKALRSIGVFSNLSEESLNELESITKLQYIERNAILHYEGELLQSASLIARGCVELYRMDKNDNEMFLCYVNNKSKGARLINAFGSFEPYIASANVRGVEPSEIVLLDLTRLAQLVASNIEISNALLSEFMDKAIVFKNFINFKETYDSTSRVAYILYNQIEYFNQKQRQVIARELNIKLETLSRILQKMFQQGLIAKNEQNDVYIKDKDAFIKFYGDAKISHIK